Proteins from a single region of Allocatelliglobosispora scoriae:
- a CDS encoding carbohydrate ABC transporter permease, whose product MTAMRTTPAARARRLVLHLVSILIGATIVVPIAFGVLGGFKDNGQLSTNPLGLPDPWVPENYTGILTSGVFWRQLGNSTLIGLATVIVVVGASAMAAFIFARFTFRGREFLFTVFAVGLMFPFAVAILPLFIILRSVGLLDNPLGVILPQAAFGLPVTIIILRSFFRSIPAEVEEAATLDGCGPFAFFWRILLPMARPALATVSILAIVASWNNFMLPLVVFTDQSWWTLPVGVQAFQGQYADDTARVLAFVILSMVPALGFYGLAERQLIGGLAGSVKG is encoded by the coding sequence ATGACCGCCATGCGTACCACGCCAGCCGCCAGGGCTCGCCGCCTCGTCCTGCACCTCGTCTCGATCCTGATCGGCGCCACGATCGTCGTCCCGATCGCGTTCGGCGTGCTCGGCGGCTTCAAGGACAACGGGCAGCTCTCCACCAACCCGCTCGGCCTGCCCGACCCCTGGGTACCGGAGAACTACACCGGCATCCTCACCTCGGGCGTCTTCTGGCGGCAGCTCGGCAACAGCACCCTGATCGGGCTCGCCACCGTGATCGTCGTCGTCGGCGCGTCGGCGATGGCGGCCTTCATCTTCGCCCGGTTCACCTTCCGGGGCCGCGAGTTCCTCTTCACCGTCTTCGCGGTCGGGTTGATGTTCCCCTTCGCGGTCGCGATCCTGCCGCTCTTCATCATCCTGCGCAGCGTCGGCCTGCTCGACAACCCGCTCGGCGTCATCCTGCCGCAGGCGGCGTTCGGGCTGCCGGTGACGATCATCATCCTGCGGTCGTTCTTCCGGTCCATCCCCGCCGAGGTCGAGGAGGCCGCCACGCTCGACGGCTGCGGACCCTTCGCCTTCTTCTGGCGGATCCTGCTGCCGATGGCCCGCCCGGCGCTCGCCACCGTCTCGATCCTCGCGATCGTCGCGAGCTGGAACAACTTCATGCTCCCGCTCGTCGTCTTCACCGATCAGAGCTGGTGGACGCTGCCGGTCGGCGTTCAGGCCTTCCAGGGCCAGTACGCCGACGACACCGCCCGGGTGCTCGCCTTCGTCATCCTCTCCATGGTGCCCGCGCTGGGCTTCTACGGTCTGGCGGAGCGGCAGCTCATCGGCGGGCTCGCCGGCAGTGTCAAGGGCTGA